AATGTAGCGTTTCATGAACATATAAATCATGATCAGGTGAATTAATAGACCACTTCATATCCTATGGTCACTCCCTTATCATAAGCACTAAATAATTCAACATCTGATGCCTAGAATATTCAAATCCTCTATATCCTACTAAAACAAATGTCTGGTGAGTGCTAATTGGAAACCTCAATTTCCCTCGTTCATTTCTGTTACTTAGTTTCTCTATCATAAAtgaagaaataaaatgaaagaaatCAATTTCTTGTTATTCAGTTTCTAGAAATTCTAAGTGATATACGATGAAGACAGAAGTTATTGAAAGATTTAATCTTCCTTCattcaacaaaataaattccaaTTTGGTGCTACTAGCAAAACTCtagaataaatccaaattttatgGAAGTAACAGACTCTCTGGTATCAAGCACAAATGTGCCCATGCATACCATCAGCATTTATTCACACCATAATTTTGTTTCTAGAAATCTAAGTGATATAGAAAGAAGACAGAAGTTATTGAAAGATATAATCTTCCTTCATTCAACAAACTAATTCCAATTTGGTGCTACTAACAAACTCtagaataaatccaaattttatgGAAGTAACAGACTCTGGTATCAAACACAAATGTGCGCATTTGCATACCATCAGCATTTATTGGCACCATAATTCAGTTATCTTGGCCCTACctactttcataatttaaacaGAACCATTTTAACCAGTCAGCTTTGTGCTTACTATTAGATTTATGACAAGATCCTTTATAATTTACCTAAACAAAATAACAACGAGTAGTAGACTAGACAACAAATGGAAATCAAGTAACTGGCATGCTAAAGATTGCAAATCAGAGGGTTAGCTTCTCTTTCTGAAGCTCAAACATTAATTTAAGCAAATTATGAAATTCAAGTAAATAAGAATCTTGGATTCACCTTGAAATTCCCATTGAACTTTGAATTCCTCGACCATTCCATTACCAAGGCTTTGCTGGATGTTTGATATGTAGCCTTTAGCACATCATCAGCATAAACCTTTTGCGAGACGGCAAAATCCCAGGAATTCTTAGCCAAATCATAAGATGGTTCAAATGTGGTAAGCCCACCGTGCACATAGGTGTACTTCAACTTGCAATTCCCTGAACCAAGAACGTGATTGGCGGACACTTTATTAGCCGAATCAATCACAAGTGCACCATCTAATAACGTGCGGTTATCCCCTCTGCTATGAATATATGTCAATTTCAAGGGCTTATCCGCAACCTTTACTGTGCTCATAAACTGAAACCTAAAATCCTGCACAACACCACAGGAACCATAAGTACTATAAAATGAAACCCTAGACTCATTTCAACCATAATCAGTCATTGTTTTCAAGCTAATTACACTAATTTTAATTCTAACTTCAATTCGATTTTGCTCATAACAGTTTCTCAGCAACCAAAACAGATGACAATTATAAAACTCTATGTATTTGTCCCTACCTTTTTGGGGACGTTATAGTCGACCATAAAGAAACCGGGTTTCTCAACGGCTAAAACCAAGCCGTTTATGCTGGGGCCTTTGACGACGGTTGCGTCAGTCATAGAAGCACGGAACTTGACATCGCCGGCGTTGAAAGCTACAGTGGCAGCTGCGCTACTTTTGTCAGTTTCATACCTGCCTTTCAGAGATGCCTTCATCATTTTGTCTGCAGCGGTGGAGGAGTGAGAGGGGCAGCTCGAGAATTAAAGTTCCAATGTCGATGATTTTGATTCGC
This region of Mercurialis annua linkage group LG1-X, ddMerAnnu1.2, whole genome shotgun sequence genomic DNA includes:
- the LOC126681823 gene encoding outer envelope pore protein 24B, chloroplastic-like; its protein translation is MMKASLKGRYETDKSSAAATVAFNAGDVKFRASMTDATVVKGPSINGLVLAVEKPGFFMVDYNVPKKDFRFQFMSTVKVADKPLKLTYIHSRGDNRTLLDGALVIDSANKVSANHVLGSGNCKLKYTYVHGGLTTFEPSYDLAKNSWDFAVSQKVYADDVLKATYQTSSKALVMEWSRNSKFNGNFKISASVNMAEESKVPKLSAESTWNFEM